The following coding sequences lie in one Oncorhynchus nerka isolate Pitt River unplaced genomic scaffold, Oner_Uvic_2.0 unplaced_scaffold_3213, whole genome shotgun sequence genomic window:
- the LOC115127175 gene encoding adhesion G protein-coupled receptor E2-like isoform X1 yields the protein MESRTLLLVLGLHFTLLGNLEAIDCGPGFIAKGRQCDDIDECKEVDSTPPCGGNATCYNTQGSVYCQCQPGFRSTTTVNFTALTGALCIDLNECQKTPQVCGSNATCLNNVGSYNCQCQPGFRSTTTVNSTALTGECKDMDECKDQTADCPYNSSCVNTPGSYTCICQSGYTLTESRCEDLNECQDTPQVCGSNASCLNTIGSFHCQCQPGFRFSHHTVMD from the exons ATGGAGTCCAGAACTCTTCTACTTGTTCTGG GTCTTCATTTCACTCTTCTGGGGAACCTAGAGGCCATAGATTGCGGCCCGGGCTTCATAGCCAAAGGGAGACAATGTGATGATATAGATGAGTGTAAAGAGGTGGACAGTACCCCACCCTGTGGAGGTAATGCCACATGTTACAACACACAGGGAAGCGTCTACTGTCAGTGTCAACCTGGGTTCAGATCCACAACAACTGTCAACTTTACTGCTCTCACTGGAGCATTGTGTATCG ATCTCAATGAGTGCCAGAAGACACCACAGGTTTGTGGCAGCAACGCCACTTGCCTCAACAACGTCGGGAGCTACAACTGCCAGTGTCAACCTGGGTTCAGATCCACAACGACTGTCAACTCCACTGCTCTCACTGGGGAGTGTAAGG ACATGGATGAGTGTAAGGACCAGACTGCTGATTGCCCCTACAACTCATCCTGTGTGAACACCCCAGGGTCCTACACCTGCATCTGCCAGTCTGGGTACACACTAACAGAGAGCAGGTGTGAGG ACCTTAATGAGTGCCAAGATACACCTCAGGTTTGTGGCAGCAACGCCAGTTGCCTCAACACCATTGGGAGCTTCCACTGCCAGTGTCAACCTGGATTCAGATTCTCTCATCACACTGTGATG GACTGA
- the LOC115127175 gene encoding adhesion G protein-coupled receptor E1-like isoform X2 has product MESRTLLLVLGLHFTLLGNLEAIDCGPGFIAKGRQCDDIDECKEVDSTPPCGDLNECQKTPQVCGSNATCLNNVGSYNCQCQPGFRSTTTVNSTALTGECKDMDECKDQTADCPYNSSCVNTPGSYTCICQSGYTLTESRCEDLNECQDTPQVCGSNASCLNTIGSFHCQCQPGFRFSHHTVMD; this is encoded by the exons ATGGAGTCCAGAACTCTTCTACTTGTTCTGG GTCTTCATTTCACTCTTCTGGGGAACCTAGAGGCCATAGATTGCGGCCCGGGCTTCATAGCCAAAGGGAGACAATGTGATGATATAGATGAGTGTAAAGAGGTGGACAGTACCCCACCCTGTGGAG ATCTCAATGAGTGCCAGAAGACACCACAGGTTTGTGGCAGCAACGCCACTTGCCTCAACAACGTCGGGAGCTACAACTGCCAGTGTCAACCTGGGTTCAGATCCACAACGACTGTCAACTCCACTGCTCTCACTGGGGAGTGTAAGG ACATGGATGAGTGTAAGGACCAGACTGCTGATTGCCCCTACAACTCATCCTGTGTGAACACCCCAGGGTCCTACACCTGCATCTGCCAGTCTGGGTACACACTAACAGAGAGCAGGTGTGAGG ACCTTAATGAGTGCCAAGATACACCTCAGGTTTGTGGCAGCAACGCCAGTTGCCTCAACACCATTGGGAGCTTCCACTGCCAGTGTCAACCTGGATTCAGATTCTCTCATCACACTGTGATG GACTGA